In a genomic window of Mycoplasma iguanae:
- the glpO gene encoding type 2 glycerol-3-phosphate oxidase, giving the protein MTKKTDVLIIGGGIIGCSIAWYLSKYNTKTLLVEKNPVFADETTRGNSGVIHCGFDAESHKIEASLNVKGNQIWKEEIFPHFKFSRAKVDSLVIAFNKEEEEHIEMLYKRGLTNKVPPEKMKIISQKELLQKEPNINPAASKALLCTNSYAIDPVQASLEFLEKAEKNGVEKLSNAEVTNIKFDGTKFTVFLKNKEIIETKYIINAAGHYADVMAEIAGYPDFKQTTKRGQYRILERNLKINVNNICFKVPTLHGKGVIVAPMLDGHTLVGPTAEDGVLKEETRLVTQEKYECIGKIGKEIIPNLEIEKTMMTLAGSRPIDIKTNDFVIGPAKENKQFINAAGMQSPGLSAAPAIAELIIEHLKITGLKLEK; this is encoded by the coding sequence ATGACCAAAAAAACAGACGTTTTAATTATTGGAGGAGGTATTATTGGTTGTTCAATTGCATGGTATCTTTCAAAATATAATACTAAAACCTTATTAGTAGAAAAAAACCCTGTATTTGCAGATGAAACAACCAGAGGTAATTCAGGAGTTATACATTGTGGTTTTGATGCTGAATCACACAAAATTGAAGCATCGCTAAATGTTAAAGGAAATCAAATATGAAAAGAAGAAATTTTTCCACACTTTAAATTCTCAAGAGCTAAAGTTGATTCTTTAGTAATTGCATTTAATAAAGAAGAGGAAGAACACATCGAAATGCTCTACAAAAGAGGTTTGACAAATAAAGTTCCACCTGAAAAAATGAAAATTATTTCGCAAAAAGAATTACTGCAAAAAGAGCCTAATATAAATCCTGCCGCGTCCAAAGCACTATTATGTACAAATTCATATGCAATTGATCCAGTGCAAGCTTCTTTAGAATTTTTAGAAAAAGCTGAAAAAAATGGAGTTGAAAAACTTTCAAATGCAGAAGTTACCAACATCAAATTTGATGGCACAAAATTTACAGTATTTCTAAAAAATAAAGAAATAATTGAAACGAAATACATCATTAATGCGGCAGGACACTATGCAGATGTGATGGCAGAAATTGCAGGTTATCCAGATTTCAAACAAACAACAAAAAGAGGTCAATACAGAATATTGGAACGTAATTTAAAAATAAATGTTAATAATATTTGTTTTAAAGTTCCAACTCTTCATGGTAAAGGTGTAATAGTTGCGCCTATGTTAGACGGGCATACACTCGTTGGTCCAACTGCTGAAGATGGAGTGTTAAAAGAAGAAACAAGATTGGTTACTCAAGAAAAATATGAATGTATTGGAAAAATTGGAAAAGAAATTATTCCAAATTTAGAAATAGAAAAAACAATGATGACTCTAGCAGGATCAAGACCGATTGATATTAAAACCAATGATTTTGTTATAGGTCCTGCTAAAGAAAACAAACAATTTATTAATGCGGCAGGAATGCAATCTCCAGGTTTATCTGCAGCACCTGCGATTGCAGAATTAATTATTGAACACTTAAAAATTACAGGATTAAAATTAGAAAAATAA
- a CDS encoding glycosyltransferase family 2 protein: MKNKLTILIPCFNKEKFLKKLFKSLLKQKDKKFFLIFVDDKSTDSTFEMLIDFQKNNSNHFNDLQIFRLEKNQGISYVRNFLIEKVETEYFIFLDPDDKFYPRAIYHFNKKIQTKKYDVVLAKNRMSFAKTVYIPNVISNFYSFKKNLDNNSNIGLLWIERTGFFVWNKAINTKWFKSLNLNFANDKNYEDIPVVGLMLSLAKNVGFIDKYTLVYDVNMSGLSRIHNPKKFKDLFSNLNFLYENLEKYNLLNKWKNETKIEEMVIGKLFIHCFIRLQGNKVIKNFQEYLSVMDTVFNFLEKYNIEEKLKNYTSIFRLILNSALKHFQKIKILYSKYKNKD, from the coding sequence ATGAAAAACAAGTTAACTATATTGATACCATGCTTTAATAAGGAAAAATTTTTAAAAAAACTTTTTAAATCCTTATTAAAGCAAAAAGACAAAAAATTTTTTTTAATCTTTGTTGATGATAAATCAACAGATTCAACATTTGAAATGTTAATAGATTTTCAAAAAAATAATAGTAATCATTTTAATGATTTACAAATTTTTAGATTAGAAAAAAATCAGGGTATTTCTTATGTAAGAAATTTTTTAATAGAAAAGGTGGAAACTGAATATTTCATTTTCTTAGATCCTGATGACAAATTTTATCCTAGAGCAATCTATCATTTTAATAAAAAAATTCAAACTAAAAAATATGATGTAGTTTTAGCAAAAAATCGCATGAGTTTTGCCAAAACTGTATATATTCCAAATGTAATTTCTAATTTTTATTCCTTTAAAAAAAACTTAGATAATAATTCCAATATTGGATTATTATGAATTGAAAGAACAGGGTTTTTTGTTTGAAATAAAGCAATTAATACTAAATGATTTAAATCACTAAATTTAAATTTTGCTAATGACAAAAATTATGAAGATATTCCTGTTGTAGGTCTTATGTTATCACTTGCAAAAAATGTTGGTTTTATTGATAAATACACATTGGTCTATGATGTTAATATGTCGGGTCTTTCTAGAATCCATAATCCTAAAAAATTCAAAGATTTATTTAGTAATTTAAATTTTTTATATGAAAATTTAGAAAAATATAATTTACTAAATAAATGAAAAAATGAAACAAAAATAGAAGAAATGGTTATAGGTAAATTATTTATTCATTGTTTTATCAGATTACAAGGTAATAAAGTAATTAAAAATTTTCAGGAATATCTGTCTGTTATGGACACAGTTTTTAATTTTTTAGAAAAATACAATATTGAGGAAAAATTAAAAAATTACACCAGTATTTTTAGACTTATTTTAAATTCTGCTTTAAAACATTTTCAAAAAATTAAAATTTTATATTCAAAATACAAAAATAAAGATTAA
- the def gene encoding peptide deformylase codes for MNIKPVYLPQFPKKVLREKSQDVLLPLSQEDIDLAEQMIKHIDYSQEPGQKIYRPGVGVAAVQYGILKNMFYIYLPPEKSNDVGFKDVIINPQILGYSEAEVALSMGEGCLSVPDSYEHQNGYVVRKNKIVVKAYSYFQKQYVTFRASGYLAIVFQHELDHLQGKLFIDRINKEKPWAKKDGVEYL; via the coding sequence ATGAATATTAAGCCCGTATATTTACCACAATTCCCTAAAAAAGTTTTGAGAGAAAAATCTCAAGATGTTCTCTTACCATTAAGTCAAGAAGATATTGATTTAGCAGAACAAATGATAAAACATATTGATTATTCTCAAGAACCAGGACAAAAAATTTATCGTCCAGGAGTTGGTGTTGCTGCTGTGCAATATGGAATTTTAAAAAATATGTTTTATATTTATTTGCCTCCTGAAAAAAGTAATGATGTTGGATTCAAGGATGTTATTATTAATCCTCAAATTTTAGGTTATTCAGAAGCAGAGGTTGCCCTTTCTATGGGAGAAGGATGTCTAAGTGTACCTGATAGTTATGAACATCAAAATGGTTATGTTGTTCGTAAAAATAAAATAGTTGTTAAAGCTTATTCTTATTTTCAAAAACAATATGTAACTTTTAGAGCATCTGGTTATTTAGCAATTGTTTTTCAACACGAATTAGATCACTTACAAGGAAAATTATTTATTGATAGAATTAACAAAGAAAAACCTTGAGCAAAAAAAGATGGAGTAGAATATTTATAA
- the glpK gene encoding glycerol kinase GlpK: MDKKYIIALDSGTTSCRSLLIDKEGNIVTTSQNEFTQYFPKSGWVEHDALEIWNTQLSTMQSVKNKAKVKSFNIEAVGITNQRETVVLWDKESGLPIYNAIVWQDRRTSEFCDSLIAENKAEFFRGKTGLIINPYFSATKIRWILKNVPEAKTKLAQGKLLAGTIDTWLIWKLTNGKVHATDVSNASRTMLFNIHTQQWDQEILDLLEIPKSILPEVKASSTHYGFVERDFWSKTAQHDVPITGVAGDQQSALFGQMCTEVGMVKNTYGTGCFTLVNTGEKAVTSKNKLLTTIAWKIGDQKTIYALEGSVFVAGAAIQWLRDSLRILYNAAESDFFVSLVKDDQRVYVVPSFTGLGAPYWDSYSRGAIFGLERGTKIEHIIKATLESIAYQSNDLVLAMEKDLGEKIKLLKVDGGASQSNYLMQFQSSISNLKVERPKNTETTAMGAAYLAGLATGYWKNIEEIKSITKIDKVFEPQFQAEELTLLKKGWNEAVKRTLNWTKDIE; encoded by the coding sequence ATGGATAAAAAATATATTATTGCTTTAGATTCAGGGACAACATCATGCCGTTCATTATTAATCGACAAAGAAGGAAATATTGTTACAACTTCACAAAATGAATTTACACAATATTTTCCTAAATCTGGTTGAGTAGAACATGATGCACTTGAAATTTGAAATACACAACTTTCAACAATGCAAAGTGTAAAAAATAAAGCTAAAGTTAAATCATTTAATATTGAAGCCGTTGGAATTACAAATCAAAGAGAAACCGTAGTACTTTGAGATAAAGAATCAGGACTACCAATTTACAATGCAATTGTGTGACAAGATAGAAGAACAAGTGAATTTTGTGACAGCTTAATTGCTGAGAATAAAGCTGAATTTTTTAGGGGAAAAACAGGATTAATAATTAACCCTTATTTCAGTGCAACAAAAATAAGATGAATTTTAAAAAATGTTCCAGAAGCTAAAACGAAGTTAGCGCAAGGTAAATTATTAGCTGGAACAATTGACACTTGATTAATTTGAAAATTGACAAATGGTAAAGTTCATGCAACTGATGTATCTAATGCATCAAGAACTATGCTATTCAATATTCATACTCAGCAATGAGATCAAGAAATTTTGGATTTATTAGAAATACCCAAATCAATTCTTCCAGAAGTAAAAGCATCTTCTACACACTATGGTTTTGTAGAAAGAGATTTTTGATCAAAAACAGCGCAACATGATGTGCCAATTACAGGAGTTGCAGGTGATCAACAATCAGCTTTATTTGGACAAATGTGTACAGAAGTTGGAATGGTTAAAAATACTTATGGTACAGGATGTTTTACCCTTGTAAACACAGGTGAGAAAGCTGTTACAAGTAAAAATAAATTGTTAACAACTATTGCTTGAAAAATTGGTGATCAAAAAACTATTTATGCATTAGAAGGTTCTGTCTTTGTTGCTGGAGCTGCCATTCAATGACTAAGAGATTCACTAAGAATTTTATATAACGCAGCAGAAAGTGATTTTTTTGTTTCACTTGTCAAAGATGATCAGAGAGTTTACGTAGTACCTTCATTTACAGGTCTTGGAGCTCCTTACTGAGATTCATATTCAAGAGGTGCAATTTTTGGACTAGAAAGAGGAACAAAAATTGAACACATTATCAAAGCTACACTTGAATCTATTGCTTATCAATCTAATGATTTAGTTTTAGCAATGGAAAAAGATTTAGGAGAAAAGATTAAATTATTAAAAGTTGATGGTGGAGCTTCACAGTCAAATTACTTAATGCAATTCCAGTCATCGATTTCAAATTTAAAAGTTGAAAGACCAAAAAATACAGAAACAACAGCCATGGGTGCAGCTTATTTAGCTGGTTTAGCAACAGGTTATTGAAAAAATATTGAAGAAATTAAATCTATTACAAAAATTGATAAAGTTTTTGAACCACAATTTCAAGCTGAAGAATTAACTTTATTGAAAAAAGGCTGAAATGAAGCTGTAAAAAGAACATTAAATTGGACAAAGGATATAGAATAA
- the ruvX gene encoding Holliday junction resolvase RuvX, giving the protein MSRILALDLGTKTCGFAITDELKVISQALDNFLFAENQFDEVIEEIKRYFSIYKIEKIVLGYPTRMTGTKSERTFMVENFHEKLKNNFQVPIILIDERLSTKQANEIMRIGGLSQKRRKQKKDKMAAQIILENYLTGG; this is encoded by the coding sequence ATGTCTAGAATTTTAGCCTTGGATCTTGGAACAAAAACTTGCGGTTTTGCAATTACAGATGAATTAAAAGTTATTTCTCAAGCATTAGATAATTTTTTATTTGCAGAAAATCAATTTGATGAAGTAATTGAAGAAATTAAAAGATATTTTTCAATTTATAAAATTGAAAAAATAGTTCTAGGTTATCCTACAAGAATGACAGGTACTAAAAGCGAAAGAACTTTTATGGTGGAAAATTTTCATGAAAAATTAAAAAATAATTTTCAAGTGCCTATTATTTTAATAGATGAAAGATTATCAACTAAGCAAGCAAATGAAATAATGAGAATCGGTGGACTTTCACAAAAAAGAAGAAAACAAAAAAAAGATAAAATGGCTGCACAAATTATTTTAGAAAATTATTTAACAGGTGGTTAA
- a CDS encoding BC85_0335 family putative methyltransferase: protein MNNILFWVLAASVIIVPTIGFGILFYIKHINKKILAKSHDQSIIKKNKVFILPEYVEFYKESFWTTDEINFLLNTVSINNFSNAAVLGKTSAFELLVLANQLKINAYAFEKDLVDPYKEYIENTILFPNKLFLLNQNQIPKLDFIVLKNIPEADFNNNFDLAWKNLRALGIIIIINIPKKVKKEFYEYLKLTGIRFEERKTENNSILLITK, encoded by the coding sequence ATGAATAATATTTTATTTTGAGTACTTGCTGCTTCTGTAATTATTGTACCTACAATAGGTTTTGGTATTTTGTTTTATATAAAACACATTAACAAAAAAATTCTTGCAAAATCTCATGACCAATCTATAATAAAAAAAAATAAAGTTTTTATTCTACCTGAATATGTTGAATTTTATAAAGAATCATTTTGAACAACAGATGAAATTAATTTTTTACTAAATACAGTTAGTATAAATAATTTTTCAAACGCAGCAGTTTTAGGAAAAACAAGTGCTTTTGAACTTTTAGTTTTAGCTAATCAACTAAAAATTAATGCTTATGCATTTGAAAAAGATTTAGTAGATCCATATAAAGAATATATAGAAAATACAATTTTATTTCCTAATAAACTTTTTTTACTAAACCAAAATCAAATTCCAAAATTAGATTTTATAGTTTTAAAAAATATACCAGAAGCAGACTTTAATAATAATTTTGACTTAGCTTGGAAAAACTTACGCGCTTTAGGAATCATTATAATTATCAATATTCCTAAAAAAGTAAAAAAAGAATTTTATGAATATCTAAAGCTAACAGGAATTAGATTTGAAGAAAGAAAAACAGAAAACAATTCAATTTTATTAATTACAAAATAA
- a CDS encoding MIP/aquaporin family protein, translated as MNIDVLGEFLGTLVLILLGNGVGMSVSLKRAYANQSAKWVLISFAWGFAVLFGVIVAQSLWAPGHLNPAVSLFAVVSGGISFPTFIFYVIVQVLGAFTGQTILYLINYKNIIETNDWAIVKGNSFTAPNYSNFKEKGLWQNLSYEFVATAVLIGLVLAFGRGLNETSLSALGPLPVTLLVVSIGMSLGSVTGYAINPARDFGPRVAFYLFSTFVWKQTKVTPDWSYSFVPVIAPLAAGLVIGGLAWA; from the coding sequence ATGAATATTGATGTTTTAGGAGAATTTTTAGGAACCTTAGTTCTTATTTTGTTAGGTAATGGTGTTGGTATGTCCGTTTCATTAAAAAGAGCATATGCCAATCAATCCGCTAAGTGGGTATTAATTTCATTTGCATGAGGTTTTGCAGTATTATTTGGTGTAATTGTTGCACAATCTCTTTGAGCGCCTGGACACTTAAACCCTGCAGTTTCATTATTTGCAGTAGTTTCAGGAGGTATTAGTTTTCCAACTTTCATTTTTTATGTAATTGTACAAGTTTTAGGTGCTTTTACAGGGCAAACAATACTTTATTTAATAAACTACAAAAATATCATAGAAACTAATGATTGAGCAATCGTTAAAGGGAATAGCTTTACAGCTCCTAACTATAGTAATTTCAAAGAAAAAGGTTTATGACAAAATCTATCTTATGAATTTGTAGCAACCGCAGTTTTAATTGGTTTAGTTCTAGCATTTGGACGTGGACTAAATGAAACTAGTTTATCAGCACTAGGACCCTTACCAGTAACCTTATTAGTGGTATCAATCGGTATGTCACTGGGATCAGTTACTGGATATGCAATTAATCCAGCTCGTGATTTTGGACCTAGAGTTGCATTTTACCTATTTAGTACTTTTGTATGAAAACAAACAAAAGTTACTCCAGATTGATCATATAGTTTTGTACCAGTTATTGCACCTTTAGCTGCAGGATTAGTAATTGGTGGATTAGCTTGAGCTTAA
- the alaS gene encoding alanine--tRNA ligase, whose translation MKSSKEIRQLWLDFFVKNDHKIVETKSLVPQNDPSLLWINSGVATLKDFFSGKRKPPHPRLTNSQKAIRTNDIENVGITSRHHTMFEMLGNFSIGDYFKKEAIEMAYDFLINYLNLDISRIYITYFGEDLETKQYWKNLGIKEEHIIAGSRKTNFWDMGQGPCGPCSEIFYDRGEKFDSRGIELLKEDIENDRYIEIWNIVFSQFNNDGKNNYTELAQKNIDTGAGLERIVSILQDAPTNFDTDLFIPIINAIEEMTDFKYDPNNYFTKNADQKLINTYFKIIADHIRAAINAINDGVKPSNVSRGYIIRRLIRRAYRSGKKLNIKQKTFLYKLVDVVKKSLVFDIDVAQVSQIIKEEEEFFSETIDQGQKLLEKEIAKNPHNLDFEVAFKMYETYGFPIELTQEILKEKNIDLDINLFDDYLKKHADKSRGNKKVAMQKAINSLSLVKTKISKFIGYDNLQTKAKILFLANTEKTVDEIEGKAFLILDKTTFYATGGGQKHDQGYLLQKDNKIEILEVFKDKHGNNIHVVKGKINFKDEVECFVNPQNRTKLEINHSSTHLLFKALREIYGSTIEQLGSDNNEERLTFDFPLDHKPTEKEIKQIENLVREYIKQSANRNYLETDLKKARELNAIMTLEETEYMDPNNVRLVEFENITIDLCGGTHIYNSKGIENFKIVNVENKGVGIYRIRAITTNQLINKFLLEKNKEQVEILQKIVDKNQALDNNYKLELTLTQNLEKNLEILTNNINEAREINKKLLKQKTQVKTDDLEITFEKIGNFDVYINCNFPVETLKIIAAELREKYPQNIFVLGSQSQKQLLVISSKVLDSNQLLKNIFSKVNGKGGGSAIIAQGSCDLNDNILNIVKEAIKNYV comes from the coding sequence ATGAAAAGTTCAAAAGAAATTAGACAATTATGATTAGATTTTTTTGTAAAAAATGATCATAAAATAGTAGAAACTAAATCACTAGTTCCTCAAAATGATCCTTCACTGTTATGAATTAATTCTGGAGTTGCAACTTTGAAAGATTTTTTTTCAGGAAAAAGAAAACCACCACACCCAAGATTAACTAACTCTCAAAAAGCGATTAGAACTAATGATATTGAAAATGTAGGTATTACTTCCAGACATCATACAATGTTTGAAATGTTAGGTAATTTTTCAATTGGTGATTATTTTAAAAAAGAAGCAATTGAAATGGCTTATGATTTTTTGATTAATTACTTAAATTTAGATATTAGCAGAATTTATATTACATATTTTGGAGAAGATTTAGAAACCAAGCAATATTGAAAAAATTTAGGGATCAAAGAAGAACATATTATTGCAGGATCTAGAAAAACAAACTTTTGAGATATGGGGCAAGGACCTTGTGGCCCATGTAGTGAAATTTTTTATGATCGTGGTGAAAAATTTGATTCTCGAGGAATTGAACTTTTAAAAGAAGATATTGAAAATGATCGCTATATCGAAATTTGAAACATTGTATTTTCACAATTTAATAATGATGGTAAAAATAATTATACAGAGCTTGCACAAAAAAATATTGATACTGGTGCAGGTTTAGAAAGAATTGTTTCTATTTTACAAGATGCCCCCACAAATTTTGATACAGATTTATTTATACCTATTATTAATGCTATTGAAGAAATGACAGATTTTAAATATGATCCTAATAATTACTTTACAAAAAATGCAGATCAAAAACTAATTAATACATATTTTAAAATTATTGCTGATCATATTAGAGCTGCAATAAATGCTATTAATGATGGTGTAAAACCTTCTAATGTATCTCGTGGTTATATCATCAGAAGACTGATTAGAAGAGCTTATCGTTCAGGTAAAAAACTAAACATCAAACAAAAAACATTTTTATATAAACTGGTTGATGTAGTAAAAAAATCTTTGGTATTTGATATTGATGTGGCACAAGTTTCACAAATAATTAAGGAAGAAGAAGAATTCTTTTCAGAAACAATTGATCAAGGACAAAAATTACTTGAAAAAGAAATTGCTAAAAATCCACACAATTTAGATTTTGAAGTTGCTTTTAAAATGTATGAAACATATGGGTTTCCAATTGAATTAACACAAGAAATATTAAAAGAAAAAAACATTGATTTAGATATTAATTTATTTGATGATTATTTAAAAAAACATGCAGATAAATCTCGCGGTAACAAAAAAGTTGCAATGCAAAAAGCAATTAATTCTTTAAGTTTAGTAAAAACAAAAATTTCAAAATTTATTGGTTATGATAATTTACAAACAAAAGCAAAAATTTTATTTCTAGCTAACACAGAAAAAACTGTTGATGAAATTGAAGGTAAAGCATTTTTAATTCTAGATAAAACTACTTTTTATGCAACAGGTGGTGGTCAAAAACATGATCAAGGTTATCTTTTACAAAAAGATAATAAAATTGAAATTCTTGAAGTATTCAAAGATAAACACGGAAATAATATACATGTAGTTAAAGGAAAAATTAATTTCAAAGATGAAGTAGAATGTTTTGTAAATCCCCAAAACAGAACAAAACTAGAAATTAACCATTCATCCACTCATTTATTGTTTAAAGCTTTAAGGGAAATTTATGGATCTACAATTGAACAATTAGGATCAGATAATAATGAAGAGCGACTAACATTTGACTTTCCTTTAGATCATAAACCTACAGAAAAAGAAATTAAACAAATCGAAAATTTAGTTCGTGAGTATATCAAGCAAAGTGCAAATAGAAACTACTTAGAAACTGATTTAAAAAAGGCTAGAGAGTTAAATGCTATTATGACACTTGAAGAAACTGAATATATGGATCCTAATAATGTAAGATTAGTTGAATTTGAAAATATCACAATCGATCTTTGTGGAGGAACTCATATTTATAACTCTAAGGGAATTGAAAATTTTAAAATTGTAAATGTTGAAAATAAAGGTGTTGGTATTTACAGAATTAGAGCAATTACTACAAATCAATTAATTAATAAATTTTTATTAGAAAAAAATAAGGAACAAGTTGAAATTTTACAAAAAATTGTTGACAAAAACCAAGCATTAGATAATAACTATAAATTGGAATTAACTCTAACTCAAAACTTAGAAAAAAATCTTGAAATTTTAACTAATAACATTAATGAAGCTAGAGAAATAAATAAAAAATTATTAAAACAAAAAACACAAGTTAAAACTGATGATTTAGAAATAACTTTTGAAAAAATTGGTAATTTTGATGTTTACATTAATTGTAATTTTCCTGTAGAAACACTTAAAATTATTGCCGCTGAATTAAGAGAAAAATATCCTCAAAATATTTTTGTTTTAGGATCCCAATCACAAAAACAATTACTGGTAATTTCATCAAAAGTTTTAGATTCCAACCAATTATTAAAAAATATTTTTAGTAAAGTAAACGGAAAAGGTGGTGGTTCTGCAATTATTGCGCAAGGATCTTGTGATTTAAATGATAATATTTTAAATATAGTTAAAGAAGCTATCAAAAATTATGTCTAG
- the greA gene encoding transcription elongation factor GreA, with amino-acid sequence MIQTKKDQFFLTQESLDAYKAELENLITVERTKVIEEIKEARSQGDLSENAEYDAAREKQGIIESRIAEIEYILSRAQILKSSNAKTVSLGSKVKVLNLNTQEELSFQIVGSLNADPFEAKISNLSPLAQAILGHKKDDEVEVDAPEKYTAKILEVSK; translated from the coding sequence ATGATCCAAACAAAAAAAGATCAATTTTTTTTAACACAAGAAAGTTTAGATGCTTACAAAGCAGAATTAGAAAATTTAATCACTGTTGAACGTACTAAAGTAATTGAAGAGATTAAAGAAGCTAGAAGTCAAGGTGATTTATCAGAAAATGCTGAATATGATGCAGCTCGTGAAAAACAAGGAATAATTGAATCAAGAATTGCTGAAATTGAATATATTTTAAGTAGAGCACAAATTTTAAAATCTTCAAATGCTAAAACTGTTTCATTAGGTTCAAAGGTTAAAGTTTTAAATTTAAATACACAAGAAGAATTATCATTTCAAATTGTGGGTAGTTTAAATGCCGACCCCTTTGAAGCAAAAATTTCTAACCTTTCTCCTTTAGCTCAAGCTATTTTGGGTCATAAAAAAGATGATGAAGTTGAAGTAGATGCACCAGAAAAATACACTGCAAAAATTCTAGAAGTTTCAAAATAA